The Synergistaceae bacterium sequence TCCATGTATTTCAGATAGTGGGAGGGGAATGGTCCTATGCATCGCTATGTTTTTAAACGAATATTGATGTTATTCCCTGTGCTCATAGGTGTAATAGTCATCATTTTCTTCATAATGTATCTGACCCCGGGCGACCCCGCAAGCATCATCCTGGGGCCGACGGCCCCGGAGGAAGCTGTCGAAAAGCTCAATCACGAACTGGGATACTACGACCCCTTTATCGTGCGGCTGACCAATTACGTGGTAAACCTGGTCAGCAAACTGGACTTCGGCAACTCGTACAGATCAAAGAAACCTGTGCTTGACGAGATCCTGAAGCGCATGCCCATCTCCCTGCTGGTGGCTTTCAACGGAATACTGTTCGCTTCGATCGTGGGCATCACGGTCGGAGTTATCTCCGCCGTGAAGCAAAACACGATCTGGGACACGGGACCGACCGTGATCGCCATGTTCTTTGCCGCCATGCCCCTGTTCTGGCTGGGAATGGTGCTGCTCTTTTTCTTCTCGCTCAAACTCGGTTGGTTCCCCTCCTACGGGGTTGGTTCATGGAAAGGGTATGTCCTGCCCGCGCTCGCGATAGGCCTGCCCTACGCGTCGAGGCAGATGCGCTTCACCCGGTCCAGCATGCTGGAGTGCATCAGGGAGGACTACGTGAGGACCGCCAGGGCCAAGGGCGCCCCGGAACGGATTGTAATATGGAAACACGCCCTGAAAAATGCGCTGCTGCCCGTCATCACGGTCATGGGCAACAACTTCGGCGCCCTTTTCGGAGGGGCCGTCGTAACGGAAACCCTCTTCTCCATTCCCGGGATCGGCTCGTACATGGTCATGGGGATTACTACCCGCGACCTTCCCGTAGTCACCGGATGCGCAATTACGATAGCCTTCATTTACAGCCTTGTAATGCTGTGGGTCGACCTGATGTACGCCTTTGTCGACCCCCGTATCAAGGCTAAATATTCGGACTGACCAGCTACTCGATAAGGTGGTGCCCGTATGGCTTACGATGATAAAAAGCCCCTGAAGAGCGGCAAGTACAAGGAGATTTGGCGTCGCTTCAAAAAGAGTAAAAAAGGCCTGGCAGGATTGTTTATAATCCTCGTGATTTTTCTGGTATCCCTGGGCGCCGACCTGATAGTGCCCTACAATGCAGCCATAAAGCAATCCTTCACCGAAAGACTTCAGCCCCCTTCGGCGAACCACTATTTCGGCACCGACGGCTATGGCCGTGATCTGTTCGCCCGGGTTATCCACGGAAGTCGCAACTCCCTGTCGCTGGGTTTCTTTTCAACCTTCATCTCGATAATCATCGGCACAATACTTGGAGCAGCGGCAGGCTACTGGGGAGGGCTGCTGGACAACCTGATAATGCGTTTTCTCGACACGATAAAATCCATCCCTCCCATGATGATGGCTCTCGCCATAGTGGCGGCCCTCGGGGCCAGCTTTACAAACCTCTTGATAGCAATAACCGTCGCACAGGTCCCCACGTTCGTCCGGATGGTCCGTTCGGCCGTCATAGGCATCTCCGGGTTCGAGTACACAGAGGCGGCGCGAGCCGGCGGTACGAGGGACATGCGCATAATACACAAGCACATCATACCCAATGCGATGGGAGTCATAATCATCCAGGGGACGATGAGCATCTCGGCGATGATCCTTCAAGCCGCAAGCCTGAGTTTCATCGGCATGGGGATACAGCCGCCCTCCCCGGAGTGGGGAGCGATGTTGTCCGAGGCGAGGGAATACATGAGAGTCGCCCCCTATTTCATGTTCTTCCCCGGTATCGCCATCATTCTCTCGGCACTTTCGATCAACCTGCTCGGCGACGGGTTGCGGGATGCGCTTGATCCGCGCCTGAAATCCTAGGAGGGTAAAGCATGGATGACTACCTGTTGAAAGTCGACGACCTGTCCGTCATATACAAAACAGATTTAGAGATTGTATACGCTGTGAACAACATATCCTTTTCAATGAAAAAGGGAGACACCCTTGGCCTTGTCGGCGAGACGGGGGCGGGAAAGACCACGACCGCGCTGACGCTGATGCGTCTCCTCCCCGGGATCACGGGAAAAGTATCGACAGGCTCCGTTCATTTCGAAGGGAAAAACCTCCTGGAGTTGCCGGAAGGGCGGATGCAGTCCATCCGCGGCGAGAAGATCAGCATGATCTTCCAGGACCCAATGACGAGCCTCAACCCGGTCTTCACCGTGAACGAGCAGATATCCGAAACACTCGAACTGCATAACAGCATGAACAGGACGAAAGAAGAAATTCAAGACAGGGTGGACGAAGTGCTCAGCATGGTCGGCATATCTCCGGACAGAAAAAAGGAATACCCGCACCAGTTCTCCGGTGGCATGAAACAGCGGGTGGTAATAGCAATGGCCCTGGCCTGCGAGCCCATGTTGCTGATCGCGGACGAGCCCACAACGGCCCTGGACGTGACCATACAGGAACAGGTCCTGTTTCTGATGCGCGATCTCAGGGATCGCCTGAACACCGCCATGATCATGATCACCCATGACCTGGGGATAGTAGCTCAGACCTGCGACAATGTGGCGGTCATGTACGCGGGCGAGATAGTAGAATATGGCACGGCCTACGATATCTTCAAGGGAGAACGCCACCACCCCTACACCACGGGGCTGTTCAATTCGATCCCGGACTTGGAGAGCGAGTCCAAAAGGCTCGCCCCCGTGCCCGGCCTCATCCCCGACCCGACCGACCTTCCCGGGGGATGCAAATTCCACCCCAGGTGTCCTCATGTGATGGAAATCTGCGAACGCGTGCATCCTTCATATTCGAACAACGGCTCTCATAGGGTTTTATGTCATCTCTACGCAGGGGGTGATTGACCAGTGACTGCGGAAAACCATTCTCTCATAGAAGCAAGGGGCCTGAAAAAGTATTTTAAGGTGTCCAAGGGAAACCTGCATGCCGTAGACAATGTCAACTTCGAAATAAAGCAGGGGACCACTCTTGGCGTGGTGGGCGAGTCGGGCTGCGGAAAGAGCACCCTCGGGAGGACGATACTTCGCTTAATAGAGCCGACCGCGGGCGAGATATTCTACAACGGGGAGAACATCGTCGGGTTCAGCCCCAAGAAGATGCGCGAGATGAGAAAGAATATGCAGATCATCTTCCAGGATCCCTACTCGAGCATTAACCCGCGCATGTCCGTCTCCGAGATCGTCGCAGAATTCATGGTCGTAAACAAGACCTGCTCTTCGAAAAGGGAGCTGAGGGAAAGAACCTCGGAGCTGATGGAAATAGTCGGGCTTGCCGAGCGCCTCGCCGACGCTTATCCCCACGAGCTTGACGGGGGGCGTCGCCAGAGAATAGGGATTGCACGCGCCCTTTCCTTGAACCCGAAGTTCATCGTCTGCGACGAGCCGGTCTCCGCCCTGGACGTATCCATACAGGCGCAGATCTTGAACCTGCTCATGGACCTGCAGGACGAATACGCCCTCACCTACATGTTCATCACCCACAACCTCTCGGTGGTCAAGCATATATCGGACGAGATAATGGTCATGTACCTGGGGCACTGCGTCGAGAAAGCGCCCTCGAAGGAGCTATTCAAAAACCCGCTTCATCCTTACACCAAGGCGCTGCTGTCGGCTATTCCCATCCCGGACATAGACAGGCGAAAAAAAGAGATCCACCCGATAAAGGGCGAGGTCACAAGCCCGATCAACCCCAAACCCGGCTGTCGTTTTGCTCCAAGGTGTCCTCTGGTCTCGAGCGAATGCACCGGGAAGGACATAGAGCTAAGAGATTTCGGGAACAGCCACCTATGTGCCTGCGTGATGATCTGAAAACTTGAAAACAAGCAAAAGCTTCTCTTGAAGAGAGAAAACCTGACGGAGGGAAGTGGTTCTTTTGAAGAAACATTCGGTAATGTCGCCGACTTCATGCATGGGTTTGGTGGGAATCAATGAACAGGCGTACAGGGACGCATTTCGTTTCGGGATCGACTCCATAGCGGCCGATGCGGGGTCACTTGACCCCGGCCCCTTTTATCTGGGTGAAGGCCTTCCTCATGTCCCCAGGTTCCAGATGAAAAACGACTGCCGGATAATGATGGAGGGACTGGAGATAACAAAGACCCCGATCGTGATGGGCAGCGCCGGAGGCTCCGGCGGCAGGCCGCACATAGACTGGCATCTTGATATAATGCGCGAGATAGCCGAGGAGAAGGGGAAAAAATATAAAATAGCCATCATTGATACCACCCTGGACAAGGAATACCTGAAGAAGAGGGCCCGCCAGGAGAGAATTGAAGGATGCCAGCACAACCAGATCCTGACGGAAGAGATGATCGAGGATGCCACGGAGATCGTGGCCCAGGTCGGAGTGGAGTCGATAATAAAAGCCCTCGACCTGAACCCCGACATAGTCCTTGCGGGCAGGGCCAACGACAACGCCTGCTTCGCGGCGGAGCCAGTGCGTCAAGGCTTCGACAAGGGGCTCGCCCTTCACGCCGGGAAGATACTTGAATGCGGCTCTGCGAGCGCGCTTCCCAAGCCCGGCTCAAAAATAATGAGGACTCCGATGATCGCGTCGCTCGAAGAGAACTCTTTCACCATAGAGCCCGCCACCGACGATTGGTACTGCACCGTCCGATCGGTATCGGGGCACGAGTTCTACGAGAGAACCCACCCTCAGATTCAGCTTGAACCGGGCGGCACGCTGGACATGTCCGCCTCCTTCAAGACCCGGGTGAACGACAGGAGCGTGAGAGTGGAAGGCTCTGCTTGGATCGACGACACGGAATCCTACAAGGTCAAGCTGGAGGGGGCAAGAAGAGTTGGCTTCAGAAGCCTTTTCATGACAACGGCCAGGGACCCGAACTTCATCCGCCAGCTCGACTATGTCTTCGACTTCACCAGGGAGAGGATCAGGGACAAGTTCGCGCCCATGGGGCTTGAGCTGGACAAGGACTATCATGTAATCTTCCGCGTTTACGGTAAAAATGCGGCGATGGGGCCCTATGAACCATTAGCGGCGCAGGTAGGTCACGAAGTCGGCTTGAGCATGGAAATAGTCGCCCCGACGCAGGAAATGGCCCACGAGATCGCCTACTTTGGAAAGTACGGCCTGGTATGGTGCAACTACCCGGGCAGGACGACCATCTCCGGGAACGTGGCGTACGTCTATTCGCCGAGCATCGTCAACATCGAACCCGCCTACGAGCTTTCGGTTCATCACATCCTTCCCGTTCCGGCGGACCAGTCCCTGTTTCAGATAAAAATCACGGAGGTGGGCTAATAATGAAACTTCGAGAGCTGGCCCCGGTCATAAGGTCGAAAAACGCGGGCCCTTTCTGGTACACGATAGACGTGATCTTTGACAACGCTGAAATCTACAACGCCGTGAAAGAGTCAAAAATAATAACCAGGGAGCTCATCGCGGAGAGATACAACAACATTGACGTCGACAAGGTCAGTGAGATCATCTTCTTTGACGAGGGCAGGGGTTTCAAGGTGAACATTCGAAGGCCATACAGCTCCGGCAGCCCCTACGACTACGATGTGCTGGGGATGAACCAGCACGCCCCCATGCTCGACATAGACATACCTTTTCACAGGGTATGCCCGGGCGCGACGGGCAAGAATTAGGGTGCCCTCGCAGGGGTTTCCCTTAAAAATCGAGCGAAAAAGTGTTTGACCTCGATGCTTTCTGCCGCGATCTGGAGACGATCGTCAACATAGACAGCAACTCCATGGATCCCGCGGGAGTCAATAGGGTCGCCGACTTCCTGGAGACCGGGTTCAAGAATCTTAAGTGGCATACCTCCCGGTACAGGCTCCATGAGGAGGCCGGCGACTACTTGACGGCCGCGAACCGCGAAGCCGACCGATACGACGTACTGATGATCGGTCACATGGATACGGTCTGCCCCGCGGGCGCGGCCCTCGCAAGGCCCTTCAGAACGGACGGCGCCATGGCTTACGGCCCGGGAGTCTCCGACATGAAGGCCGGGACCCTGGCCATGTATTACATCGCCAGGGAGCTGCCTACCGACGTACTCGACGGCCTGAACATCTGCATCATAATGAATCCCGACGAGGAGATCGGCAGCATCTACTCCCGGTACATGACCATGGAGATCGCAAAGAGGACGGACTATGCCTTCGTGATGGAGGGAACCGCACTGAATGGCGTCTATACCACCAGGAGGTGCGGAAACATGAACGTGGGCGTTTCGTTCAAGGGCATTCCCCAGCACTCCGGCTACATCCTTGAAAAAAGAAACGCCAGCGCCGTGGTCG is a genomic window containing:
- a CDS encoding ABC transporter permease — translated: MHRYVFKRILMLFPVLIGVIVIIFFIMYLTPGDPASIILGPTAPEEAVEKLNHELGYYDPFIVRLTNYVVNLVSKLDFGNSYRSKKPVLDEILKRMPISLLVAFNGILFASIVGITVGVISAVKQNTIWDTGPTVIAMFFAAMPLFWLGMVLLFFFSLKLGWFPSYGVGSWKGYVLPALAIGLPYASRQMRFTRSSMLECIREDYVRTARAKGAPERIVIWKHALKNALLPVITVMGNNFGALFGGAVVTETLFSIPGIGSYMVMGITTRDLPVVTGCAITIAFIYSLVMLWVDLMYAFVDPRIKAKYSD
- a CDS encoding ABC transporter permease; the encoded protein is MAYDDKKPLKSGKYKEIWRRFKKSKKGLAGLFIILVIFLVSLGADLIVPYNAAIKQSFTERLQPPSANHYFGTDGYGRDLFARVIHGSRNSLSLGFFSTFISIIIGTILGAAAGYWGGLLDNLIMRFLDTIKSIPPMMMALAIVAALGASFTNLLIAITVAQVPTFVRMVRSAVIGISGFEYTEAARAGGTRDMRIIHKHIIPNAMGVIIIQGTMSISAMILQAASLSFIGMGIQPPSPEWGAMLSEAREYMRVAPYFMFFPGIAIILSALSINLLGDGLRDALDPRLKS
- a CDS encoding ABC transporter ATP-binding protein; the encoded protein is MDDYLLKVDDLSVIYKTDLEIVYAVNNISFSMKKGDTLGLVGETGAGKTTTALTLMRLLPGITGKVSTGSVHFEGKNLLELPEGRMQSIRGEKISMIFQDPMTSLNPVFTVNEQISETLELHNSMNRTKEEIQDRVDEVLSMVGISPDRKKEYPHQFSGGMKQRVVIAMALACEPMLLIADEPTTALDVTIQEQVLFLMRDLRDRLNTAMIMITHDLGIVAQTCDNVAVMYAGEIVEYGTAYDIFKGERHHPYTTGLFNSIPDLESESKRLAPVPGLIPDPTDLPGGCKFHPRCPHVMEICERVHPSYSNNGSHRVLCHLYAGGD
- a CDS encoding ATP-binding cassette domain-containing protein, producing MTAENHSLIEARGLKKYFKVSKGNLHAVDNVNFEIKQGTTLGVVGESGCGKSTLGRTILRLIEPTAGEIFYNGENIVGFSPKKMREMRKNMQIIFQDPYSSINPRMSVSEIVAEFMVVNKTCSSKRELRERTSELMEIVGLAERLADAYPHELDGGRRQRIGIARALSLNPKFIVCDEPVSALDVSIQAQILNLLMDLQDEYALTYMFITHNLSVVKHISDEIMVMYLGHCVEKAPSKELFKNPLHPYTKALLSAIPIPDIDRRKKEIHPIKGEVTSPINPKPGCRFAPRCPLVSSECTGKDIELRDFGNSHLCACVMI
- a CDS encoding DUF1446 domain-containing protein, translating into MGLVGINEQAYRDAFRFGIDSIAADAGSLDPGPFYLGEGLPHVPRFQMKNDCRIMMEGLEITKTPIVMGSAGGSGGRPHIDWHLDIMREIAEEKGKKYKIAIIDTTLDKEYLKKRARQERIEGCQHNQILTEEMIEDATEIVAQVGVESIIKALDLNPDIVLAGRANDNACFAAEPVRQGFDKGLALHAGKILECGSASALPKPGSKIMRTPMIASLEENSFTIEPATDDWYCTVRSVSGHEFYERTHPQIQLEPGGTLDMSASFKTRVNDRSVRVEGSAWIDDTESYKVKLEGARRVGFRSLFMTTARDPNFIRQLDYVFDFTRERIRDKFAPMGLELDKDYHVIFRVYGKNAAMGPYEPLAAQVGHEVGLSMEIVAPTQEMAHEIAYFGKYGLVWCNYPGRTTISGNVAYVYSPSIVNIEPAYELSVHHILPVPADQSLFQIKITEVG
- a CDS encoding DUF4387 domain-containing protein, yielding MKLRELAPVIRSKNAGPFWYTIDVIFDNAEIYNAVKESKIITRELIAERYNNIDVDKVSEIIFFDEGRGFKVNIRRPYSSGSPYDYDVLGMNQHAPMLDIDIPFHRVCPGATGKN
- a CDS encoding M20 family metallopeptidase — protein: MFDLDAFCRDLETIVNIDSNSMDPAGVNRVADFLETGFKNLKWHTSRYRLHEEAGDYLTAANREADRYDVLMIGHMDTVCPAGAALARPFRTDGAMAYGPGVSDMKAGTLAMYYIARELPTDVLDGLNICIIMNPDEEIGSIYSRYMTMEIAKRTDYAFVMEGTALNGVYTTRRCGNMNVGVSFKGIPQHSGYILEKRNASAVVEMARWILAVNALTDPGTFTTANVGLAEGGEGANIVPAHASMTVNFRFAEASRPEAILLQLEDLRRTPSVEGTTAEISVLSRTPPMVPTEDTERYIKRVEKVFDQIGQPFSLIDLRGGSSDGNYIASTGTICLDSLGPRGGGGHTENEYLHLDQVEECIVRMVHLIKEIAEFKRSTA